In one Cloacibacillus porcorum genomic region, the following are encoded:
- a CDS encoding benzoate/H(+) symporter BenE family transporter has product MAIWEKGPGFGEGLRSFWGDQNFANVSNGIIDGLVFGIIAIPLIQKACSVANLPPEIVESWLVTVYVGGGIISCIMALYYKLPIVGAWSIPGAMALAQVLGNFTLPEMVGGFLVAGLIDLLLGLTGTVRTLVRKIPGAVMMAMVAGTLFGWGSKCVTSFKTAPVICAFGVIGFVICKKFLKRVPAVVGTLVAVFAASIVMGKLAPIPFDFSIAKPVFVMPAFNIKAALSIGVPLGLLVVCAENMQAIGVQIEIGKKPPVNAITVISGIGGIIAPFFCGHNCNIAGPMTAWAGSDDCGEVDKRYVAAVWCGIAFALTGIFAKFTMGLLAAIPAEALNMVVSLTLIGMIIGGLQESFGSGKFKFGSFVSFITAASGVTFFGIGSAFWALFAGTVITLLLEKGDYDSMVSPLD; this is encoded by the coding sequence ATGGCGATATGGGAAAAAGGACCAGGTTTTGGCGAAGGGCTGCGTTCTTTCTGGGGAGATCAAAACTTTGCAAATGTAAGCAACGGTATAATTGACGGCCTCGTTTTTGGAATCATAGCTATTCCCCTTATCCAAAAGGCCTGTTCCGTGGCGAATTTGCCGCCAGAGATAGTAGAAAGCTGGCTTGTGACGGTCTATGTCGGTGGCGGTATAATAAGCTGCATAATGGCGCTGTATTATAAACTCCCTATTGTCGGCGCTTGGTCCATCCCAGGAGCGATGGCGCTGGCGCAGGTACTTGGTAATTTTACCCTGCCGGAAATGGTCGGTGGTTTTTTGGTCGCGGGCCTGATCGATTTGCTTTTAGGTCTAACGGGAACGGTAAGAACACTTGTCAGAAAGATCCCCGGCGCCGTTATGATGGCGATGGTTGCCGGTACTCTCTTTGGATGGGGCTCTAAATGTGTTACATCTTTTAAAACGGCTCCAGTAATATGTGCCTTCGGAGTAATCGGTTTCGTTATTTGTAAAAAATTCCTTAAAAGAGTGCCAGCCGTGGTTGGTACGTTGGTAGCGGTATTTGCCGCATCAATAGTAATGGGAAAACTTGCGCCGATTCCTTTTGATTTTTCCATCGCCAAACCTGTGTTTGTAATGCCCGCGTTCAACATCAAAGCGGCGCTTTCCATAGGCGTTCCTCTTGGATTGTTAGTTGTATGCGCTGAGAATATGCAGGCCATAGGCGTTCAGATTGAAATAGGCAAGAAGCCGCCAGTAAATGCTATCACTGTTATTAGCGGTATTGGAGGGATCATAGCCCCGTTTTTCTGCGGGCACAACTGCAATATAGCCGGGCCTATGACTGCGTGGGCCGGGAGTGACGACTGCGGTGAAGTGGACAAGCGTTATGTAGCCGCCGTATGGTGTGGTATTGCTTTTGCCCTCACCGGAATATTTGCCAAGTTTACGATGGGGCTCCTTGCAGCCATTCCAGCCGAAGCATTAAATATGGTAGTCAGCCTTACGCTGATAGGAATGATTATCGGTGGCTTGCAAGAATCTTTTGGATCTGGCAAATTTAAATTCGGCAGTTTTGTGTCATTCATTACCGCAGCCAGCGGTGTGACCTTCTTTGGAATTGGTTCCGCATTCTGGGCTCTCTTTGCCGGCACGGTAATAACTCTTCTGCTGGAGAAAGGAGACTACGATTCAATGGTATCGCCGTTGGATTAG